From Phaeocystidibacter marisrubri, the proteins below share one genomic window:
- a CDS encoding tetratricopeptide repeat protein, protein MKRSFLIIIAIFSLGIFLAQCDFSSDKPSEVKAELTWRNHADSVKYMGIETCSSCHADIRHTFVHTGMGSSFGPANKEKAHYDWNGSVVIHDEESNLSYKPYFYGDQLMVLEFRLDGVDTIHKRIQKIDYIIGSGQHTNSHIYNVNGFLYQAPFTFYTQSEKADLPPGFEHGNNTRFSRQIGLECMSCHNAMPVDFVRGSNNKFNRVPMGIDCERCHGPGEIHVKEKLAGIHVDTSQGPDYSIVNPRRLDAKRQVEICQRCHLQGNAVLAEGKSFFDFKPGMVLSDVMDVYLPRYEDSDESFIMASHVDRFAQSQCVIHSEGTFNCISCHNPHISVRETNIDIFNARCATCHTTGGELQLCSEELPVRKEVADNCVSCHMPVSSSEDIPHVTVHDHKIAVPSTRTRERLEQTERVLQALVAINNPNPSVRSKARAFIQQYEQFSGAITLLDSAWKYVQKLPEGSSVSERVHIYYLRNTPALMVQYIESEGAQRVLDGLMSTTYDNRDAWTAYRIGQAYDELGQLEKARGFYAKATLLAPHVLEFENKFGAVALKMGDIQTAETSFKKIVEANPYLPEGHGNLGYVDLLYGDTATAVTQFETAIKLNPDYEPARLNLVSCYIAQKKYSDAKVVLKPLMELYPNNERYQSVWKFLNQQGKN, encoded by the coding sequence ATGAAGCGTTCATTCCTTATCATAATCGCTATTTTCTCATTGGGCATTTTTCTCGCGCAATGTGATTTCAGTTCAGACAAACCGTCGGAAGTGAAAGCTGAACTCACTTGGAGAAATCATGCAGATTCCGTGAAATACATGGGGATTGAAACGTGTTCGTCCTGTCATGCAGACATTCGTCACACGTTCGTGCACACTGGGATGGGAAGCTCTTTCGGCCCGGCGAACAAAGAAAAGGCCCATTACGATTGGAATGGTTCTGTGGTTATCCACGATGAAGAATCGAACCTATCCTACAAACCTTATTTCTACGGTGACCAGTTAATGGTTCTGGAGTTTCGCCTAGACGGAGTGGACACCATTCACAAGCGCATTCAAAAGATAGATTATATCATAGGGTCTGGACAGCACACGAATAGTCACATTTACAATGTGAATGGATTCTTGTATCAAGCGCCTTTTACGTTCTACACACAATCTGAGAAAGCCGACCTGCCACCAGGGTTTGAGCATGGCAATAACACAAGGTTTAGTCGACAGATTGGATTGGAGTGCATGAGTTGTCACAATGCAATGCCCGTGGATTTCGTGCGCGGGTCTAACAATAAGTTCAATCGTGTTCCCATGGGAATTGACTGCGAAAGATGTCATGGACCGGGGGAGATTCACGTCAAAGAAAAGCTTGCAGGAATTCACGTAGACACCAGTCAGGGTCCGGATTACAGCATTGTTAATCCTCGACGATTAGATGCCAAACGACAAGTGGAGATTTGCCAGCGGTGTCATTTACAAGGAAATGCAGTTTTGGCAGAGGGGAAGAGCTTCTTCGATTTCAAACCGGGTATGGTATTGTCGGATGTGATGGATGTTTACTTGCCGCGCTATGAAGACAGTGATGAATCTTTCATTATGGCAAGTCATGTAGACCGATTTGCTCAGTCGCAATGTGTGATTCACTCCGAGGGCACCTTTAACTGTATTTCATGTCACAACCCGCATATCAGTGTACGGGAGACGAATATTGATATCTTCAATGCTCGATGCGCGACGTGCCATACGACTGGAGGAGAATTGCAGTTGTGTTCAGAAGAACTTCCTGTTCGAAAGGAAGTAGCTGATAACTGTGTTTCGTGTCATATGCCAGTTTCAAGCTCTGAAGATATTCCTCACGTCACAGTGCACGATCACAAGATTGCTGTTCCGAGTACTAGGACTCGCGAGCGATTAGAACAAACAGAAAGAGTTCTTCAAGCGTTGGTTGCCATCAACAATCCTAATCCGTCTGTTCGAAGTAAGGCAAGAGCCTTTATTCAGCAGTATGAGCAGTTCTCAGGGGCCATTACTTTATTGGATTCAGCTTGGAAATATGTTCAAAAACTTCCTGAAGGATCCTCAGTTTCGGAGAGAGTGCACATTTACTATTTGAGAAACACACCTGCCTTGATGGTTCAGTATATTGAAAGCGAAGGGGCTCAACGTGTGTTAGATGGACTGATGTCTACAACCTACGACAATAGAGATGCGTGGACCGCATACCGGATTGGTCAAGCCTATGATGAGCTAGGACAATTGGAGAAGGCGAGAGGTTTTTATGCAAAGGCAACCTTACTGGCACCTCACGTGCTCGAATTTGAGAATAAATTTGGGGCTGTTGCATTAAAGATGGGCGACATACAAACGGCAGAAACTTCTTTCAAAAAGATTGTGGAAGCCAATCCATATTTGCCAGAAGGACACGGAAACCTGGGTTATGTGGACCTTTTGTATGGAGATACCGCTACAGCAGTGACTCAGTTTGAAACGGCAATAAAACTCAATCCAGATTACGAGCCTGCCCGCTTAAACTTGGTTTCCTGTTATATAGCACAAAAGAAATATTCCGATGCCAAGGTTGTATTGAAACCGTTAATGGAGCTGTATCCCAATAACGAAAGGTACCAGAGCGTTTGGAAGTTCCTGAATCAACAGGGAAAAAACTAG